In Magnetospirillum sp. WYHS-4, the genomic stretch ACTCGCATCCCCGTGCTATTGCCAGAAGGGCATGGGGGCGCCACGACGAAGGCGGGCCGGACTCGCCCGCCCCGGGAAAAGGCCAAGCCCATGCCACGCCGCTCCGTACCGACCCCGAATGATCGATGGTTTCGGTTCCTGCGCCGCACGGCACGAGACGAGCGCGGCGCCACGGCGGTGGAATTCGCCCTCATCCTGCCGGTTTTCGCCTATCTGCTGATCGGCATCATCGAGATGGCGATGCTGTTCTTCACCACCACCGTGGTCGACGGCGCCGTGCACGAGGCCGGGCGCCGGATCCGGACCGGCCAGGCCCAATTGTCGGGCAACACCTTTTCCACCTTCCAGGCGGCGCTGTGCAACAATTTGCAGTACGTCTACAGCTGCGCCAACATCTCGCTGGACGTGCGGACATTCGGCAGCTTCTCGTCGGTGTCGGTCCCCATCCAACTGGATGCGCAAGGCAATCCGATCACCCAGTTCAACGTGGGGGGCGCCAAGGCCATCACGGCCATCCGGGTGATCTACAAGTGGACCTTCTTCACCCCGATGATCGGCTACTTCTTCGGCGACGCCGCCAACCAGCGGCAGTTGACCTCGCTGACCATCTTCCGCAACGAGCCCTACCAATGACCGCCCGTCGTATCCTCGTCCATCTTGCCGGTGACCGGCGCGGCGCCGCCGCCATCGAATTCGCCCTGATCGCTCCGGTGATGATTACCCTGC encodes the following:
- a CDS encoding pilus assembly protein, translated to MPRRSVPTPNDRWFRFLRRTARDERGATAVEFALILPVFAYLLIGIIEMAMLFFTTTVVDGAVHEAGRRIRTGQAQLSGNTFSTFQAALCNNLQYVYSCANISLDVRTFGSFSSVSVPIQLDAQGNPITQFNVGGAKAITAIRVIYKWTFFTPMIGYFFGDAANQRQLTSLTIFRNEPYQ